From the Thermovirga lienii DSM 17291 genome, one window contains:
- a CDS encoding ATP/cobalamin adenosyltransferase (PFAM: Cobalamin adenosyltransferase~TIGRFAM: ATP:cob(I)alamin adenosyltransferase~COGs: COG2096 conserved hypothetical protein~InterPro IPR002779: IPR017858~KEGG: aco:Amico_0438 ATP/cobalamin adenosyltransferase~PFAM: cobalamin adenosyltransferase~SPTR: ATP/cobalamin adenosyltransferase;~TIGRFAM: ATP/cobalamin adenosyltransferase), with amino-acid sequence MDIPWITTKKGDKGLTTLGNGEKVPKDHPRVELYGTLDECQAAIGIARAHCAFEEINAHLLEIENMLGTLMGHLSLFPGVPCPEYQALEKIISHVGTIVGEKKHIFLRPGDSKVGSFLHLARTIARRAERKAVKLYREGKIEDKSYIFINRLSDAIFALALWLNMEEKQSSAD; translated from the coding sequence ATGGATATCCCATGGATAACCACGAAAAAGGGCGACAAAGGACTCACCACTCTGGGCAACGGTGAAAAAGTACCTAAAGATCACCCCAGAGTGGAGCTATACGGAACTCTAGATGAGTGCCAAGCCGCCATAGGTATAGCAAGGGCCCACTGTGCTTTTGAGGAAATAAATGCACATCTACTTGAGATAGAAAACATGCTTGGCACTTTAATGGGACATCTCTCACTTTTCCCAGGTGTTCCATGTCCCGAATATCAGGCCCTAGAGAAAATAATATCTCACGTAGGAACCATCGTAGGCGAAAAAAAACATATCTTTTTAAGACCTGGAGACTCCAAAGTAGGCTCTTTTCTCCACTTGGCACGCACTATTGCCCGAAGGGCAGAGAGAAAGGCCGTCAAGCTTTACCGAGAGGGAAAGATTGAGGATAAAAGCTACATATTCATAAACCGCCTCTCTGACGCCATATTCGCTCTTGCCCTTTGGCTCAACATGGAGGAGAAACAGAGCAGCGCCGACTAA
- a CDS encoding transcriptional regulator, GntR family (PFAM: Bacterial regulatory proteins, gntR family; FCD domain~COGs: COG1802 Transcriptional regulators~InterPro IPR000524: IPR011711~KEGG: aco:Amico_0437 transcriptional regulator, GntR family~PFAM: GntR domain protein; regulatory protein GntR HTH~SMART: regulatory protein GntR HTH~SPTR: Transcriptional regulator, GntR family) produces the protein MTNNPFTPAKNMDLREIVYQKIKEAIVEGLIKPGERLSEVEIADKLAVSRTPVREAIRQLAQTGLVTLEPRKGAFVTLPTLKDAEDLYDLRATLELMALRYVIKNPPRETLEKYREIFAAINEKTPTKHYLTEDRKFHNMLYEASGNKYLHKMLSNISDLINLCRHYSVEGTPLTTFAYEHILIIDAILDQDWERAEKEMKAHMARTKEGLLSYLRNHPDMKEK, from the coding sequence ATGACTAATAATCCTTTTACTCCGGCAAAGAACATGGATCTGAGGGAGATAGTGTATCAAAAAATCAAGGAAGCCATAGTGGAAGGCCTTATAAAACCGGGAGAGCGTCTTTCTGAAGTCGAGATAGCAGATAAGCTTGCCGTTTCAAGGACGCCTGTAAGGGAGGCCATTCGACAGCTTGCTCAAACGGGGCTTGTAACCTTGGAACCTAGAAAAGGGGCCTTTGTGACCCTCCCCACACTAAAAGACGCAGAGGACCTGTACGACTTGAGAGCCACCCTTGAGCTCATGGCTTTGAGGTACGTCATAAAGAACCCGCCACGTGAAACTCTCGAAAAGTATCGAGAGATCTTTGCGGCAATAAACGAGAAAACCCCAACCAAACACTACCTAACAGAAGATAGAAAGTTCCATAACATGCTTTACGAGGCATCGGGCAACAAGTACCTCCATAAAATGTTGAGCAACATATCGGATCTGATCAACCTCTGTCGTCACTACTCTGTCGAAGGCACCCCTCTCACTACCTTCGCCTACGAACATATTTTGATCATCGACGCCATCCTGGATCAAGATTGGGAAAGGGCAGAAAAGGAAATGAAGGCTCATATGGCTCGCACCAAGGAAGGTCTTTTGTCCTACTTAAGAAACCATCCTGACATGAAAGAAAAATAA
- a CDS encoding protein of unknown function DUF6 transmembrane (PFAM: EamA-like transporter family~InterPro IPR000620~KEGG: tai:Taci_0550 protein of unknown function DUF6 transmembrane~PFAM: protein of unknown function DUF6 transmembrane~SPTR: Putative uncharacterized protein), protein MAPTTTSIGFALAFMAAFTWSIAPVFYRRAIDYVSYFGLGAIRCIGYIVSAAIFLFITMGLKSFAFPGIKLFAIVFICSNIWLVVGDLFYFAALHRLGVSLCVPITSAYPLLAVPASWIFLNSPFNAMILAAAILIVLGVILLSSSRGSIIPSAVSFGGLFAAVLAMSCWTFGIITNKLLMEYLSAPQLEWWRAVSVTIGSWAIFIANKNTKDIKNISFGNIMEIALAGALGLTIGNLLFTYSFKFISVEVSTCIVSARPFIAALVAFFVLNEKLTKIKLAGVSLVTAGIVLISI, encoded by the coding sequence ATGGCACCTACTACCACTTCTATAGGTTTCGCACTGGCATTCATGGCTGCATTCACATGGTCGATAGCTCCAGTGTTTTACAGAAGAGCTATCGACTATGTTTCTTATTTTGGCCTTGGAGCAATAAGATGCATAGGCTACATAGTCAGCGCAGCAATTTTCCTGTTCATAACGATGGGATTAAAAAGCTTTGCTTTCCCTGGCATTAAACTTTTTGCCATAGTATTCATATGCTCAAATATATGGTTGGTTGTAGGAGATCTATTCTACTTCGCAGCCCTGCACAGGTTAGGGGTTTCTCTATGTGTTCCCATAACTTCTGCTTACCCTCTGCTAGCTGTCCCGGCATCTTGGATATTCCTGAACTCACCCTTCAACGCAATGATCCTGGCAGCAGCAATCTTGATAGTACTAGGAGTGATACTTCTTTCCAGTAGCAGGGGTTCTATCATTCCTTCTGCTGTCTCTTTTGGAGGACTTTTTGCTGCAGTGCTCGCTATGAGCTGTTGGACCTTCGGTATAATCACAAACAAGCTTTTGATGGAGTATCTATCAGCTCCACAACTTGAGTGGTGGCGGGCAGTCTCAGTAACTATAGGCTCTTGGGCAATATTTATTGCAAATAAAAACACAAAAGATATCAAAAACATCTCTTTCGGCAACATTATGGAAATAGCCCTGGCTGGAGCTCTTGGACTAACCATAGGCAACTTGCTTTTCACCTACAGTTTCAAATTCATAAGCGTGGAAGTATCTACCTGCATAGTTTCTGCAAGGCCATTCATAGCCGCACTGGTGGCTTTTTTTGTCCTCAATGAAAAACTTACAAAAATAAAGTTAGCGGGAGTATCATTGGTGACAGCAGGTATTGTTTTAATATCCATATAA
- a CDS encoding protein of unknown function DUF218 (PFAM: DUF218 domain~COGs: COG1434 conserved hypothetical protein~InterPro IPR003848~KEGG: tai:Taci_0549 protein of unknown function DUF218~PFAM: protein of unknown function DUF218~SPTR: Putative uncharacterized protein) codes for MAIKFFLYKLIKSLLVPPGCFSTVLALLGLSCLLKKHKGKALGGMLLILSLAFWFLATPIGERFILLPLEKAVTPSLPEAPQNPVIVLLDGGCRYGKTPEETEPGPYTVQRAVGAFLLAQKNQWPIIVTGSYGGGKYPISAAKAISILLKKLGFTGEIILEEEARTTWENMANIKDIVTKRKFKEIILVTSAFHMKRASWCAMQNLEEAKLYHWPVGYLADEKPLDPLDFLAVTTAKNVLALREYIGLIAYKIIY; via the coding sequence ATGGCTATTAAGTTCTTTCTCTACAAGTTGATAAAAAGTCTGTTGGTTCCTCCAGGATGTTTTTCCACTGTTCTGGCATTATTGGGCCTTTCATGCCTTCTGAAAAAACATAAGGGAAAAGCCCTGGGAGGAATGTTACTAATCCTTTCCTTGGCTTTTTGGTTTCTGGCAACTCCCATAGGAGAAAGGTTTATATTGCTTCCCCTAGAGAAAGCTGTCACTCCGTCACTTCCTGAAGCTCCTCAAAACCCCGTAATAGTCCTTTTGGATGGAGGATGCAGATACGGCAAAACTCCTGAAGAGACCGAACCAGGCCCCTACACTGTCCAAAGAGCTGTGGGAGCCTTCCTACTCGCCCAAAAGAACCAGTGGCCCATAATAGTCACAGGAAGCTACGGAGGTGGTAAATATCCTATCTCCGCTGCCAAAGCCATATCCATTCTGCTTAAAAAGCTTGGCTTTACGGGAGAGATAATACTGGAAGAAGAGGCTAGAACCACATGGGAAAACATGGCCAACATCAAAGATATCGTCACGAAACGCAAGTTCAAGGAAATAATCCTGGTCACCAGTGCTTTCCACATGAAAAGGGCATCGTGGTGTGCCATGCAAAACTTAGAGGAAGCCAAGCTTTACCATTGGCCTGTAGGTTATTTGGCAGACGAAAAACCCCTTGATCCTCTTGATTTTCTGGCCGTAACCACAGCAAAAAACGTCCTTGCCCTGCGGGAATATATAGGGTTGATAGCCTACAAGATTATTTACTAA
- a CDS encoding AAA ATPase central domain protein (PFAM: MgsA AAA+ ATPase C terminal; ATPase family associated with various cellular activities (AAA)~COGs: COG2256 ATPase related to the helicase subunit of the Holliday junction resolvase~InterPro IPR003959: IPR003593~KEGG: aco:Amico_0436 AAA ATPase central domain protein~PFAM: AAA ATPase central domain protein~SMART: AAA ATPase~SPTR: AAA ATPase central domain protein) encodes MENESLLWKDFDNAQEKKPNDETPLPERMRPRTIDEFLGQPHLIDEGKPLRALLQSGKVPNCILYGPPGVGKTSLARIMASMTGRHFIEINAVTSNVTSLRDVLAEAIEWKARSGKASVLFVDEIYHFNKQQQNVLLPFVEKGEVVLVGSTTENPWFEINKTLLSRMVVFELYPLGRDAIADLLMKALEDKERGLGMLELRLSREALEALVLLSGGDARQALYRLEVAAVATAARGANVIEKDILKEVSQGSFKRYDRAQDEHYKVISALIKSMRGSDPDAALYWLGRMISGGENLRFLTRRLLIFAAEDVGLADPQALSLATAAAYAVDMVGYPEARIILSELVIYLASTLKSNSAYLAIDRVLSAIEKGDLMQVPRHLDPHGEGYKYPHDYPEHWVPQRYLPENRRFYFPQEVGAERALAQRLKKLWRRFRENGGNS; translated from the coding sequence ATGGAAAATGAGTCCCTACTGTGGAAGGATTTCGACAACGCCCAAGAAAAGAAACCAAATGACGAAACTCCGCTGCCTGAACGAATGAGGCCCAGGACCATTGATGAATTTTTGGGACAGCCTCATCTGATTGATGAAGGCAAGCCCTTAAGAGCCCTTTTGCAATCGGGAAAAGTTCCTAATTGCATCCTGTATGGCCCACCAGGTGTGGGGAAGACATCCCTTGCGAGAATAATGGCCTCCATGACAGGGAGGCACTTCATAGAGATAAACGCAGTTACCTCAAATGTGACTTCTCTAAGGGATGTTTTGGCGGAGGCCATTGAGTGGAAAGCGCGATCTGGCAAGGCCTCTGTTCTCTTTGTGGACGAAATATATCATTTCAACAAGCAGCAACAAAACGTGCTTTTACCTTTCGTGGAAAAGGGAGAAGTCGTCCTAGTGGGTTCAACGACGGAGAATCCGTGGTTCGAGATAAATAAGACCCTTTTGTCTAGAATGGTCGTCTTCGAACTTTACCCCCTGGGCAGAGATGCCATAGCTGATTTGCTTATGAAAGCTTTAGAGGACAAAGAAAGAGGTCTTGGTATGTTGGAACTACGTCTGTCCAGGGAAGCTTTGGAGGCGCTAGTTCTACTTTCAGGAGGGGATGCAAGGCAGGCCCTTTATCGTCTTGAGGTGGCTGCCGTGGCCACAGCAGCTAGGGGCGCCAATGTCATAGAGAAGGATATACTCAAAGAGGTTTCCCAAGGTTCTTTCAAGCGTTATGACAGGGCTCAGGATGAACACTATAAGGTTATTTCCGCTCTCATAAAGAGCATGCGGGGATCAGATCCTGATGCTGCCTTATACTGGCTGGGTAGGATGATATCTGGAGGAGAGAACCTGCGTTTTTTGACCAGGAGGCTGCTCATATTTGCGGCGGAGGACGTGGGACTGGCGGATCCCCAGGCCCTTTCTCTGGCAACAGCAGCGGCTTATGCTGTGGACATGGTAGGGTATCCTGAGGCGAGGATAATACTTTCGGAGTTAGTTATATATTTGGCTTCGACCTTGAAAAGCAATAGCGCTTATTTGGCGATCGACAGAGTGCTTTCGGCTATAGAGAAAGGGGACCTAATGCAGGTTCCAAGGCATTTGGACCCTCACGGCGAAGGTTATAAGTATCCCCACGACTACCCTGAACACTGGGTTCCCCAAAGGTATCTTCCCGAGAATAGAAGATTTTACTTTCCCCAGGAAGTAGGCGCGGAAAGGGCGTTGGCGCAACGGTTAAAAAAACTTTGGAGACGTTTCAGGGAGAATGGAGGCAACAGTTAG
- a CDS encoding transposase IS116/IS110/IS902 family protein (PFAM: Transposase IS116/IS110/IS902 family~InterPro IPR003346~KEGG: ots:OTBS_0082 transposase and inactivated derivative~PFAM: transposase IS116/IS110/IS902 family protein~SPTR: Putative transposase), with the protein MNNCIGIDVGKQELVVFDGKNHRIFPNDEHLSQLHNYIKSRGKDVKIIFEPTSTYSRRLEELCITNSIPFKKVNPSIVPNLRRVENIRSKTDKSDSQLLFLYGSREDVVESAPKDNWPKSVISILNLYQIFQRNRIALQGSLDALIREPYMLEDSCNLIKEEIRRHKAMEEKMLKDAEGLVIENGREDMLQFLKSIPGIGIVTALYLLVFFFKFPDANRKQITALAGLDPIQHQSGSSVHGKPRISKQGSSLIRKILYQATLSAARYNPYIRKHYENLKKSGKPDKLARTAAARKLLLLAFSIFKYKRPFTLEYEPVN; encoded by the coding sequence ATGAATAACTGTATAGGTATTGACGTAGGAAAGCAAGAGTTAGTTGTATTTGACGGTAAGAATCATAGAATATTCCCTAATGACGAACACCTATCGCAACTGCACAACTACATAAAATCTAGGGGTAAAGATGTAAAAATAATATTTGAACCTACCAGCACATATTCAAGACGGTTAGAAGAACTGTGCATAACGAACAGCATTCCCTTCAAAAAGGTCAACCCTAGCATCGTCCCAAACCTCAGGCGTGTAGAGAATATCCGTTCAAAGACAGACAAAAGCGATTCGCAATTGCTCTTTCTATACGGCAGCAGAGAGGATGTTGTAGAGAGTGCTCCCAAAGACAACTGGCCTAAAAGCGTAATATCAATACTAAACCTATACCAAATATTTCAGCGTAATCGCATAGCCCTTCAAGGTAGCTTGGACGCCCTGATACGAGAACCCTATATGCTTGAAGATTCCTGCAACCTCATAAAAGAAGAGATCCGCCGCCACAAGGCCATGGAAGAAAAAATGCTAAAGGACGCCGAGGGTTTAGTAATCGAAAATGGAAGGGAAGATATGCTGCAGTTTCTAAAATCAATTCCTGGAATCGGAATAGTTACGGCTCTGTATCTCCTAGTCTTTTTCTTTAAATTCCCTGATGCAAACAGAAAACAGATAACTGCCCTTGCAGGGCTAGATCCCATTCAGCATCAGTCTGGAAGCTCTGTACACGGAAAACCTCGCATCAGCAAGCAAGGAAGCTCTCTTATAAGAAAAATCCTCTACCAGGCTACCCTATCTGCTGCAAGGTATAACCCTTATATACGAAAACATTATGAGAACCTAAAAAAATCAGGGAAACCAGACAAATTAGCTAGAACTGCCGCAGCCAGAAAACTCTTACTCTTGGCTTTCTCTATATTTAAATACAAGCGACCCTTTACTCTGGAATATGAACCTGTAAACTAA